In the Pseudomonas sp. ADAK2 genome, one interval contains:
- a CDS encoding FecR domain-containing protein produces the protein MIGSPPTAEARQVVRAAAQWLALMESGSANERDRANLQSWRDSHSSHEQAWQKAQLLRQRFADLPSALAMASLDRPQASRRTVLKRAVGAVALVPTAWLISRQLPLDVWSADLRTATGEGKKVQLADGSSLQLNTATAVDIDLKNRRLKLVEGEIALNVPGASPLTIQTNFGQVIVSQSAVCVRQGQTGCKVSVLKGTVQLQPLRGPVFSLLGGQQVSLLAAGAGNVEPFDVLAPGWRDGVLMAQNQPLGDFLRELSTYRPGVLRWEPELESLRVTGSFRLEDTDRILALLAASLPLEVHSRTRYWVTLLPRKNIV, from the coding sequence GTGATCGGTTCGCCACCGACGGCCGAAGCCCGCCAGGTTGTGCGGGCCGCCGCGCAGTGGCTGGCACTGATGGAATCCGGCAGCGCCAATGAGCGGGATCGCGCCAACCTGCAGAGCTGGCGCGATAGCCATAGCAGTCACGAACAGGCCTGGCAGAAAGCCCAGTTGTTGCGCCAACGTTTTGCTGACCTGCCATCGGCATTGGCGATGGCCAGTCTGGATCGGCCGCAAGCCAGTCGGCGTACGGTGCTCAAGCGCGCCGTCGGTGCCGTGGCGCTGGTGCCGACCGCCTGGCTGATCAGTCGACAGTTGCCCTTGGATGTGTGGAGCGCCGACCTGCGCACCGCGACCGGGGAGGGCAAGAAAGTCCAACTGGCCGATGGCAGCTCATTGCAACTGAACACCGCGACCGCCGTCGATATCGATCTGAAGAACCGGCGCCTGAAACTCGTCGAGGGTGAAATTGCGCTGAACGTGCCTGGAGCCTCGCCGCTGACGATTCAGACAAACTTCGGGCAAGTGATCGTCAGCCAGAGCGCGGTGTGTGTGCGTCAGGGGCAAACGGGCTGCAAAGTCTCGGTGCTTAAAGGCACAGTGCAGTTGCAGCCGTTGCGCGGGCCGGTCTTTTCGTTACTGGGAGGCCAGCAAGTCAGCCTTCTGGCGGCGGGCGCCGGCAACGTGGAACCCTTCGATGTGCTCGCCCCAGGTTGGCGCGACGGTGTGCTGATGGCGCAAAACCAGCCGCTGGGGGATTTTTTGCGCGAACTCAGTACCTATCGCCCAGGCGTGCTGCGCTGGGAACCCGAACTGGAATCCCTGCGCGTCACCGGCAGTTTCCGTCTGGAAGACACCGATCGTATCCTCGCCTTGTTAGCGGCCAGCCTGCCGCTGGAGGTGCATTCGCGTACGCGTTATTGGGTAACGCTGCTGCCGCGCAAAAATATTGTTTAG
- a CDS encoding sigma-70 family RNA polymerase sigma factor, with product MSDAAMPTGQTFHDLYRDHRGWLESWLRRRMGNGCDAADLSQDTFVRLLASSQRIADLQEPRAYLATVGKRLLTNFYKRRSLEQAYLNALALLPEDCVPSPEQRWILLETLQALDELLDGLPRPVRRAFLWSQLEGLGYSEIAERLQVSERTIKRYMAQAYEHCLLVEL from the coding sequence ATGAGTGATGCAGCGATGCCGACGGGGCAAACCTTCCACGACCTGTACCGCGACCACCGGGGCTGGCTGGAAAGTTGGTTGAGACGACGCATGGGCAATGGCTGTGATGCGGCGGACCTCAGCCAGGATACGTTCGTGCGCCTGCTCGCCAGCTCCCAGCGTATTGCAGACCTGCAAGAACCCCGCGCCTACCTGGCCACAGTCGGCAAACGCCTGCTGACCAATTTCTACAAACGCCGCAGCCTCGAACAAGCCTACCTCAATGCCTTGGCGCTGCTGCCGGAGGACTGCGTCCCGTCCCCCGAGCAGCGCTGGATCCTCCTGGAAACCCTGCAAGCCCTGGACGAATTGCTCGATGGCTTGCCGAGACCGGTGCGACGGGCGTTTCTCTGGAGCCAGCTGGAAGGCTTGGGCTACTCGGAAATCGCTGAACGCCTGCAAGTCTCCGAACGCACGATCAAGCGCTACATGGCCCAGGCCTACGAGCATTGCCTGCTGGTGGAGCTGTGA
- a CDS encoding SDR family oxidoreductase, with product MIELSTPNTGTHGRVALVTGAARGIGLGIAAWLISEGWQVVLTDLDRVRGSKVAKVLGDNAWFIAMDVSNEGQVALGVAEVLGQFGRLDALVCNAAVADPHNITLESLDLAYWNRVLAVNLSGPMLLAKHCAPYLRAHNGSIVNLASTRAGQSEPDTEAYAASKGGLLALTHALAISLGPEIRVNAVSPGWIDARDPAARRAEPLTDADHAQHPAGRVGTVEDVAAMVAWLLSRNAGFVTGQEFVVDGGMTKKMIYSE from the coding sequence GTGATCGAGTTGTCGACACCGAATACGGGCACCCATGGCCGCGTTGCGTTGGTCACCGGTGCCGCGCGTGGCATCGGCCTGGGCATCGCGGCCTGGCTGATCAGCGAAGGCTGGCAGGTGGTGCTGACGGATCTGGATCGCGTGCGCGGTTCGAAAGTGGCGAAGGTGCTGGGTGACAACGCCTGGTTCATCGCCATGGACGTGTCGAATGAAGGGCAAGTGGCACTGGGTGTCGCCGAGGTGCTGGGGCAGTTCGGGCGCCTGGATGCGCTGGTGTGCAATGCGGCGGTCGCCGATCCGCACAACATCACCCTGGAAAGCCTTGATCTGGCTTACTGGAACCGCGTGTTGGCGGTCAACCTCAGTGGGCCGATGTTGCTGGCCAAGCACTGTGCGCCGTACCTGCGCGCTCACAACGGTTCGATCGTCAACCTGGCCTCGACCCGCGCCGGGCAGTCGGAACCGGACACCGAGGCTTACGCGGCGAGCAAGGGCGGGCTGTTGGCCCTGACGCACGCGCTGGCGATCAGCCTGGGGCCGGAGATCCGCGTCAATGCGGTCAGCCCCGGCTGGATCGATGCCCGGGACCCGGCTGCACGGCGTGCCGAACCCCTGACCGATGCCGACCATGCCCAGCATCCGGCGGGCAGGGTAGGGACGGTCGAGGACGTGGCGGCGATGGTGGCGTGGCTGTTATCGCGCAATGCCGGTTTCGTCACGGGCCAGGAGTTCGTGGTCGATGGCGGCATGACCAAGAAGATGATTTACAGCGAGTAG
- a CDS encoding O-succinylhomoserine sulfhydrylase, translating into MSQDWDAGRLDSDLDGVAFDTLAVRAGQHRTPEGEHGDPMFFTSSYVFRTAADAAARFSGEVPGNVYSRYTNPTVRAFEERIAALESAEQAVATATGMAAIMAVVMSLCSAGDHVLVSRSVFGSTISLFEKYFKRFGVEVDYVPLADLSGWDAAIKANTKLLFVESPSNPLAELVDIAELSNIAHAKGAMLVVDNCFCTPALQQPLKLGADIVVHSATKFIDGQGRCMGGVVAGRSEQMKEIVGFLRTAGPTLSPFNAWIFLKGLETLNLRMKAHCANAQQLAEWLEQQDGIEKVHYAGLKSHPQHELALRQQKGFGAVVSFEVKGGKEGAWRFIDATRLISITANLGDTKTTITHPSTTSHGRLAPQEREAAGIRDSLIRIAVGLEDVADLQADLARGLAAL; encoded by the coding sequence ATGAGTCAGGATTGGGATGCCGGTCGGCTGGACAGCGACCTCGATGGCGTAGCGTTCGATACCCTGGCCGTACGCGCCGGTCAGCACCGTACGCCGGAAGGCGAACACGGTGATCCGATGTTCTTCACTTCCAGCTACGTATTCCGCACCGCTGCCGATGCGGCAGCGCGTTTTTCCGGTGAAGTGCCGGGTAACGTTTACTCGCGCTACACCAATCCGACCGTGCGTGCGTTCGAAGAGCGTATTGCCGCGCTGGAAAGCGCCGAGCAAGCGGTAGCCACCGCCACTGGCATGGCTGCGATCATGGCGGTGGTGATGAGCCTGTGCAGCGCTGGCGACCATGTGCTGGTGTCGCGAAGCGTGTTCGGCTCGACCATCAGTCTGTTCGAGAAGTACTTCAAGCGCTTCGGTGTCGAAGTCGATTACGTGCCGTTGGCCGACCTGTCCGGCTGGGACGCGGCGATCAAGGCCAACACCAAATTGCTGTTCGTCGAATCTCCGTCCAACCCGCTGGCCGAGTTGGTGGATATCGCCGAACTGTCGAACATCGCTCACGCCAAAGGCGCGATGCTGGTGGTCGATAACTGCTTCTGCACCCCGGCCTTGCAGCAGCCGTTGAAACTGGGCGCGGACATCGTTGTGCATTCGGCGACCAAGTTCATCGACGGCCAGGGCCGTTGCATGGGCGGCGTGGTAGCTGGTCGCAGCGAACAGATGAAAGAAATCGTCGGTTTCCTGCGTACCGCCGGGCCGACCCTCAGCCCGTTCAACGCCTGGATCTTCCTCAAGGGCCTCGAAACCCTGAACCTGCGGATGAAGGCGCATTGCGCCAACGCCCAGCAGCTGGCCGAGTGGCTGGAGCAGCAGGATGGTATCGAGAAAGTCCATTACGCTGGCCTCAAGAGCCATCCGCAGCATGAACTGGCCTTGCGTCAGCAGAAGGGCTTCGGTGCGGTCGTGAGTTTTGAAGTCAAGGGCGGCAAAGAGGGCGCGTGGCGCTTTATTGATGCGACCCGACTGATTTCCATCACCGCCAACCTCGGTGACACCAAGACCACCATCACCCACCCGAGCACCACCTCTCACGGCCGTTTGGCGCCGCAAGAACGTGAAGCGGCGGGGATCCGTGACAGCCTGATCCGCATTGCGGTCGGCCTGGAAGATGTGGCCGACCTGCAAGCCGATCTGGCGCGCGGGTTGGCGGCCTTGTGA
- the purF gene encoding amidophosphoribosyltransferase: protein MCGIVGIVGKSNVNQALYDALTVLQHRGQDAAGIVTSHDGRLFLRKDNGLVRDVFHQRHMQRLVGHMGIGHVRYPTAGSSTSAEAQPFYVNSPYGITLAHNGNLTNVEQLAKEIYESDLRHVNTNSDSEVLLNVFAHELAQRGKLQPTEEDVFAAVTDVHNRCVGGYAVVAMVTGYGIVGFRDPHGIRPIVFGQRHTDEGVEYMIASESVSLDVLGFTLIRDLAPGEAVYITEDGKLHTRQCATNPSLTPCIFEHVYLARPDSIIDGVSVYKARLRMGEKLADKILRERPEHDIDVVIPIPDTSRTAALELANHLGVKFREGFVKNRYIGRTFIMPGQAARKKSVRQKLNAIELEFRGKNVMLVDDSIVRGTTCKQIIQMAREAGAKNVYFCSAAPAVRYPNVYGIDMPSAHELIAHNRSTQDVADLIGADWLIYQDLPDLIEAVGGGKIKIEKFDCAVFDGQYVTGDVDEAYLNKIEQARNDASKVKTQAVSAIIDLYNN from the coding sequence ATGTGTGGCATCGTCGGTATCGTCGGTAAGTCGAACGTCAATCAGGCGCTGTATGACGCGCTAACCGTGCTCCAGCACCGCGGCCAGGACGCTGCCGGTATCGTGACCAGCCATGACGGCCGGTTATTCCTGCGCAAGGACAATGGCCTGGTGCGTGACGTGTTCCATCAGCGTCACATGCAGCGCCTGGTCGGTCACATGGGCATTGGCCATGTGCGTTACCCGACCGCAGGCAGCTCGACTTCGGCCGAGGCTCAACCGTTTTACGTCAACTCGCCTTACGGCATCACCCTGGCGCACAACGGTAACCTGACTAACGTTGAACAATTGGCCAAGGAGATTTACGAATCTGACCTGCGCCACGTCAACACCAATTCCGATTCGGAAGTGCTGCTCAACGTGTTCGCACACGAGCTGGCCCAGCGCGGCAAGTTGCAGCCGACCGAAGAAGACGTCTTTGCCGCTGTAACTGACGTGCACAACCGTTGCGTCGGTGGTTACGCGGTCGTGGCGATGGTCACCGGCTACGGCATCGTCGGTTTCCGCGATCCGCACGGCATCCGCCCGATCGTCTTCGGTCAGCGTCATACCGACGAAGGCGTCGAGTACATGATCGCCTCCGAAAGCGTATCCCTGGACGTGCTCGGTTTTACCCTGATTCGCGACCTGGCACCGGGCGAAGCGGTCTACATCACTGAAGACGGCAAGCTGCACACCCGTCAGTGCGCGACCAACCCGTCCCTGACTCCGTGCATCTTCGAACACGTGTACCTGGCGCGTCCGGACTCGATCATCGACGGCGTGTCGGTCTACAAGGCCCGCCTGCGCATGGGTGAGAAGCTCGCCGACAAGATCCTGCGCGAGCGTCCAGAGCACGACATCGACGTGGTCATCCCGATCCCGGACACCAGCCGTACTGCGGCCCTGGAGCTGGCGAACCACTTGGGCGTCAAGTTCCGCGAAGGCTTCGTGAAGAACCGCTACATCGGCCGGACCTTCATCATGCCGGGCCAGGCTGCACGGAAAAAATCCGTACGCCAGAAGCTCAATGCCATCGAGCTGGAGTTCCGCGGCAAGAACGTGATGCTGGTGGATGACTCGATCGTTCGCGGCACCACGTGCAAGCAGATCATCCAGATGGCCCGTGAAGCTGGCGCGAAAAACGTCTACTTCTGCTCTGCGGCCCCGGCCGTTCGCTACCCGAACGTCTATGGCATCGACATGCCGAGCGCCCATGAGCTGATCGCGCACAACCGTTCAACCCAGGACGTGGCTGACCTGATCGGCGCCGACTGGCTGATCTATCAGGACTTGCCTGACTTGATCGAAGCGGTCGGTGGCGGCAAGATCAAGATCGAGAAGTTCGATTGCGCGGTGTTCGACGGCCAGTACGTGACCGGCGACGTCGACGAGGCGTACCTGAACAAGATCGAGCAGGCACGCAACGATGCCTCCAAGGTCAAGACCCAGGCAGTCAGTGCGATCATTGATCTGTATAACAACTGA
- a CDS encoding CvpA family protein — protein sequence MPFTWVDWAIVAIVAISALISLSRGFVKEALSLVTWIIAGAVAWMFGGSLSEYLAGYIETPSARVITGCAIMFIATLIVGAMINYLIGELVRVTGLSGTDRFLGMAFGAARGVLLVVVAVGLLSLGPVQQDSWWKESQLVPKFLLVADWSKNLILGWSSQWLASGISVPAELPFKEHLLPTAKTPQ from the coding sequence GTGCCATTTACCTGGGTTGACTGGGCGATCGTTGCAATCGTCGCCATCTCCGCATTGATCAGTCTGAGCCGCGGCTTCGTCAAAGAAGCATTATCGCTGGTGACCTGGATCATCGCAGGAGCTGTTGCCTGGATGTTCGGTGGTTCATTGTCCGAGTACCTCGCCGGATACATCGAAACGCCATCGGCTCGTGTGATCACGGGCTGCGCCATCATGTTTATCGCCACGTTAATCGTCGGCGCAATGATCAATTATCTTATCGGTGAGTTGGTTCGCGTTACCGGGTTGTCCGGGACCGATCGATTCCTCGGCATGGCCTTCGGCGCTGCGCGTGGCGTGTTGCTGGTGGTCGTGGCGGTCGGGCTGTTGAGCCTGGGGCCGGTACAGCAGGACAGCTGGTGGAAAGAATCACAGCTCGTGCCAAAATTTTTATTGGTCGCAGATTGGTCCAAAAACCTGATTCTCGGGTGGAGCAGTCAGTGGCTTGCCAGCGGTATCAGCGTACCCGCTGAATTACCGTTCAAGGAACACCTCTTGCCGACGGCCAAAACGCCTCAGTGA
- a CDS encoding SPOR domain-containing protein, with the protein MALLDKAYKQRMVGALVLVALAVIFLPMLFSRQDEQRQITVQAPAAPQAPSMPQVQVEPVVVPEPQTLPQEPVPSDDEIADQQAPTMPIAPAAPVASTPAAAPKPVTPPAPVAKPAPAQPIAAAPAKPDTTQSRVDANGLSVSWSVQLASLSSRASAESLQKSLRSQGYNAYIRTADGKNRVFVGPLIERAEADRLRDLLGRQQNLKGFVVRFQPERG; encoded by the coding sequence ATGGCTTTGCTGGATAAGGCGTACAAACAGCGCATGGTCGGTGCCCTGGTACTGGTGGCGCTGGCGGTGATTTTCCTGCCGATGCTGTTTTCCCGTCAGGACGAACAGCGTCAGATCACGGTGCAGGCGCCGGCTGCGCCGCAAGCTCCTTCGATGCCGCAAGTGCAGGTCGAGCCGGTGGTGGTGCCTGAGCCGCAAACCTTGCCTCAGGAACCGGTGCCGAGCGACGACGAAATTGCCGATCAGCAGGCACCGACGATGCCGATTGCACCGGCTGCCCCTGTGGCCTCGACTCCGGCAGCTGCCCCCAAACCGGTGACGCCGCCTGCACCTGTCGCCAAACCGGCACCGGCCCAGCCGATTGCCGCCGCACCGGCGAAACCGGATACCACCCAAAGCCGCGTCGATGCCAATGGCCTGTCGGTCAGCTGGTCGGTGCAACTGGCCAGCCTGTCGAGCCGTGCCAGTGCCGAAAGCCTGCAAAAATCCCTGCGCAGTCAAGGCTATAACGCCTACATCCGTACCGCCGATGGCAAGAACCGGGTGTTTGTCGGGCCGCTGATCGAGCGCGCAGAAGCCGATCGCCTGCGTGACTTGTTGGGTCGCCAGCAGAACCTGAAAGGTTTTGTCGTACGTTTCCAGCCTGAGCGTGGCTAA
- the folC gene encoding bifunctional tetrahydrofolate synthase/dihydrofolate synthase yields the protein MTERTLGEWLAYLEQLHPSAIDMGLERSQQVASRMGLGKPAPRVITVTGTNGKGSTCAFVASLLRAQGLNVGVYNSPHLLRYNERVQVNGVEATDAELCEAFAAVEAGRGETSLTYFEMGTLAAFWLFQQAKLDAVVLEVGLGGRLDTVNVVDADIALVTSIGVDHADYLGDTRESVAFEKAGIFRQGAPALCGDLNPPQPLLDKARELDCPFFLRGRDFDLGITEQNWQWRGVDAQGRVVELHDLPLLDLPMENAALALQAYLLLDLPWVDAQIIEALKATRIVGRLDRRQFEWQGKRLNLLLDVGHNPHAAEYLARRLASRPPVGKRLAVFGLLADKDLDGVVGELNASVQSWAVAPLDSPRARPVADLHAALQNLGASVTSYGSVAAALEGQCALATSDDEILLFGSFYCVAEALEWLARRSTEEAANGFAG from the coding sequence ATGACCGAGCGCACCCTTGGCGAATGGCTCGCCTACCTCGAGCAGTTGCACCCTTCGGCCATCGACATGGGCCTGGAGCGCTCGCAACAGGTAGCGTCCCGCATGGGACTGGGCAAGCCGGCGCCTCGGGTGATCACGGTCACCGGCACTAACGGCAAGGGTTCTACCTGTGCGTTCGTGGCTTCTTTGCTGCGGGCCCAGGGCCTGAACGTCGGTGTCTACAATTCTCCGCACCTGTTGCGTTACAACGAGCGGGTGCAGGTCAATGGCGTCGAAGCCACTGACGCCGAGCTGTGCGAAGCGTTTGCGGCGGTTGAGGCCGGTCGTGGCGAAACGTCGCTGACCTACTTCGAAATGGGCACCCTGGCGGCGTTCTGGCTGTTTCAACAGGCCAAGCTCGATGCGGTGGTGCTGGAAGTCGGCCTCGGCGGGCGTCTGGACACGGTCAACGTGGTCGATGCCGACATTGCGCTGGTCACCAGCATTGGCGTCGATCACGCCGATTACCTGGGCGATACCCGCGAATCCGTGGCCTTCGAGAAGGCCGGCATCTTCCGCCAGGGCGCACCTGCGCTCTGTGGCGATCTGAATCCTCCCCAACCCCTGCTGGACAAGGCGCGCGAGCTGGATTGCCCGTTTTTCTTGCGTGGGCGCGATTTCGACCTCGGCATTACCGAACAAAACTGGCAGTGGCGTGGCGTTGACGCTCAAGGGCGAGTGGTTGAGCTGCATGATCTGCCGTTGCTGGATCTGCCGATGGAAAACGCGGCGTTGGCTTTGCAGGCTTATTTGCTGCTCGATTTGCCGTGGGTCGATGCGCAGATTATTGAAGCGCTGAAAGCGACGCGGATTGTCGGGCGGCTGGATCGACGGCAGTTCGAGTGGCAGGGCAAGCGCCTGAATTTGTTGCTGGATGTGGGGCATAACCCCCATGCGGCCGAGTATCTGGCCCGGCGTCTGGCCAGTCGCCCACCGGTGGGCAAACGCCTGGCGGTGTTCGGTTTGCTGGCGGACAAGGATCTGGATGGTGTCGTTGGCGAATTGAATGCTAGTGTCCAGTCATGGGCTGTTGCGCCACTGGATTCGCCGCGGGCGCGGCCGGTTGCAGATTTGCACGCGGCCTTGCAGAACCTTGGCGCGTCGGTAACGTCCTATGGCAGTGTGGCGGCCGCCCTGGAAGGGCAGTGCGCACTGGCGACGAGCGACGACGAGATTCTGTTGTTCGGATCATTTTATTGTGTTGCCGAGGCCCTTGAATGGCTGGCCCGGCGCTCCACGGAGGAAGCGGCAAATGGCTTTGCTGGATAA
- the accD gene encoding acetyl-CoA carboxylase, carboxyltransferase subunit beta, protein MSNWLVDKLIPSIMRSEVKKSSVPEGLWHKCPSCEAVLYRPELEKTLDVCPKCNHHMRIGARARIDIFLDAEGRAELGADLEPVDRLKFRDGKKYKDRLTAAQKATGEKDALISMSGTLLGMPVVVSAFEFSFMGGSMGAIVGERFVRAANYALENKCPMICFAASGGARMQEALISLMQMAKTSAVLARLREEGIPFISVLTDPVYGGVSASLAMLGDVIVGEPKALIGFAGPRVIEQTVREKLPEGFQRSEFLLEHGAIDMIIHRQELRPRLGNLLAQMMGLPTPKFVAAPIEPIVVPPVPANI, encoded by the coding sequence ATGAGCAACTGGTTAGTAGACAAACTGATCCCTTCGATCATGCGTTCCGAGGTCAAGAAGAGCTCGGTGCCTGAAGGTCTGTGGCACAAATGCCCGTCTTGCGAGGCTGTGCTGTATCGTCCGGAGCTGGAAAAGACCCTGGACGTTTGCCCCAAGTGCAACCACCACATGCGTATTGGCGCTCGTGCGCGCATCGACATTTTCCTCGACGCCGAAGGCCGTGCCGAATTGGGCGCGGACCTGGAGCCGGTTGACCGTCTGAAATTCCGCGACGGCAAGAAGTACAAGGACCGCCTGACCGCCGCGCAAAAAGCGACCGGCGAAAAAGACGCCCTGATCTCCATGAGCGGCACCCTGCTGGGCATGCCGGTGGTGGTGTCGGCGTTCGAGTTCTCCTTCATGGGCGGCTCGATGGGCGCCATCGTTGGTGAGCGTTTTGTTCGCGCTGCCAACTACGCGCTGGAAAACAAATGCCCGATGATCTGCTTCGCCGCCTCCGGTGGCGCGCGGATGCAGGAAGCCCTGATTTCCCTGATGCAAATGGCCAAGACCTCCGCGGTCCTGGCGCGTCTGCGTGAAGAAGGCATTCCGTTCATCTCGGTCCTGACCGACCCGGTCTACGGCGGCGTTTCCGCCAGCCTGGCAATGCTGGGCGACGTGATTGTCGGCGAGCCGAAAGCCCTGATCGGCTTCGCCGGTCCGCGTGTGATCGAGCAAACCGTGCGTGAAAAACTGCCGGAAGGCTTCCAGCGCAGCGAGTTCCTGCTGGAACATGGCGCGATCGACATGATTATTCACCGTCAGGAGCTGCGTCCGCGCCTGGGCAACCTGCTGGCACAAATGATGGGCCTGCCGACGCCGAAGTTCGTCGCTGCGCCAATCGAGCCGATCGTGGTGCCACCGGTACCTGCCAACATATGA
- a CDS encoding phosphoribosylanthranilate isomerase, with translation MSAVRSKICGITRIEDALAAVEAGADAIGFVFYAKSPRAVTFAQARAIIKALPPFVTTVGLFVNASRCELGEILDAVPLDLLQFHGDETADECESWNRPYIKALRVKAGDDIAAACHAFPSASGILLDAYVEGVPGGTGEAFDWSLIPQGLSKPIILAGGLNPDNVAEAVARVRPYAVDVSGGVEASKGIKDHAKIQAFIKAVRDVTAG, from the coding sequence ATGTCAGCCGTTCGCAGCAAGATTTGCGGGATTACCCGCATAGAAGATGCGTTGGCGGCAGTCGAGGCCGGGGCTGATGCCATCGGATTTGTGTTTTACGCCAAAAGCCCACGGGCGGTGACGTTTGCGCAGGCGAGGGCGATCATCAAGGCCTTGCCACCGTTCGTGACCACCGTGGGTTTGTTCGTCAATGCCAGTCGCTGCGAGTTGGGGGAAATCCTCGACGCGGTGCCGCTGGACCTGTTGCAGTTCCACGGTGACGAAACCGCCGACGAGTGCGAAAGCTGGAATCGCCCGTACATCAAGGCCCTGCGGGTCAAGGCCGGGGATGACATAGCGGCGGCGTGCCATGCGTTCCCAAGTGCCAGCGGTATTTTGCTCGACGCCTATGTTGAAGGCGTGCCGGGCGGAACCGGCGAAGCGTTCGACTGGTCACTGATACCGCAAGGCTTGAGCAAGCCGATTATCCTTGCCGGCGGTCTCAATCCCGATAACGTCGCCGAAGCCGTTGCCAGGGTTCGGCCGTATGCCGTGGACGTCAGCGGTGGGGTAGAGGCGAGCAAGGGCATCAAGGATCACGCAAAGATCCAGGCATTCATCAAAGCGGTACGTGATGTGACGGCTGGCTAA
- the truA gene encoding tRNA pseudouridine(38-40) synthase TruA, which yields MAADGFFRIALGVEYKGSRYRGWQRQASGVLTVQETLENALSKVADSPVSLHCAGRTDAGVHACGQVVHFDTQVERSLKAWVMGANINLPHDVSVSWAQVMPPHFHARFKAIARRYRYVIYNDQIRPAHLNEEITWNHRPLDAERMAEAAQYLVGTHDFSAFRAGQCQAKSPIKELHHLRVSRHGKMIVLDIRASAFLHHMVRNIAGVLMTIGSGERPVEWMKEVLESRVRRSGGVTAHPYGLYLVQVEYRDEFPLPDRYIGPHFLTGFSELDG from the coding sequence ATGGCGGCCGACGGCTTTTTCCGGATCGCGCTGGGCGTTGAATACAAAGGCTCGCGTTATCGCGGCTGGCAGCGCCAGGCCTCTGGCGTGTTGACGGTGCAGGAAACCCTCGAAAACGCCTTGTCCAAAGTCGCCGATTCGCCGGTGTCGCTGCATTGCGCCGGGCGTACCGACGCGGGTGTGCATGCCTGCGGCCAAGTGGTGCATTTCGATACCCAGGTCGAGCGTTCGCTCAAAGCCTGGGTCATGGGCGCCAACATCAATTTGCCCCACGACGTCAGCGTCAGCTGGGCCCAAGTCATGCCGCCGCACTTTCATGCGCGCTTCAAGGCCATCGCCCGGCGTTATCGCTATGTGATCTACAACGATCAGATCCGCCCGGCGCACCTGAACGAAGAAATCACCTGGAACCACCGTCCGCTGGACGCCGAGCGCATGGCCGAAGCCGCGCAGTATCTGGTCGGCACCCATGATTTCAGCGCCTTTCGTGCCGGGCAATGCCAGGCCAAATCGCCGATCAAGGAGCTGCACCACCTGCGGGTCAGCCGCCACGGCAAGATGATCGTGCTGGATATTCGCGCCAGCGCTTTCCTGCACCACATGGTGCGCAACATCGCCGGGGTATTGATGACCATCGGGTCGGGCGAGCGCCCGGTGGAGTGGATGAAGGAAGTGCTGGAGAGCCGCGTTCGCCGTTCCGGCGGCGTCACGGCGCACCCGTACGGCCTGTATCTGGTGCAGGTGGAGTACCGCGACGAGTTCCCGTTGCCGGACCGTTATATCGGGCCGCACTTCCTCACCGGTTTCAGCGAACTTGACGGCTGA
- a CDS encoding M24 family metallopeptidase has translation MTAIANKEAVGLAYSLEGMLHAKRKTWEAIDEMARRVKPGMLESEAQAMSLEVLNELGMDRIWHPSKIRFGENTLKTFKQRSDGDPVLAENDIFFIDLGVVWDRHEGDSGATFTVGDDPEMKACAVAAKTLFDQVHDYWRTQQVAGPELYRYADEQATAMGWKLNLEIKGHRVSDFPHAIYRAGDLGHFEDCPNVGLWILEIQIAHPTRPFGAFYEDLLS, from the coding sequence ATGACCGCCATTGCAAACAAGGAAGCCGTCGGCCTGGCGTATAGCCTGGAAGGCATGCTCCACGCCAAACGCAAGACCTGGGAAGCTATCGACGAAATGGCCCGCCGCGTCAAACCCGGCATGCTGGAATCCGAAGCCCAGGCGATGAGCCTGGAAGTGCTGAACGAACTGGGCATGGACCGCATCTGGCACCCGTCGAAAATCCGTTTCGGCGAAAACACCCTGAAAACCTTCAAGCAACGTTCCGACGGCGATCCGGTGTTGGCTGAGAACGATATTTTCTTTATCGACCTCGGCGTGGTCTGGGATCGCCATGAAGGCGACTCGGGCGCGACGTTCACTGTCGGCGATGATCCGGAGATGAAGGCATGCGCCGTGGCGGCGAAAACCCTGTTCGATCAGGTCCACGATTACTGGCGCACACAGCAGGTAGCCGGTCCTGAGCTGTATCGCTATGCCGACGAACAGGCCACGGCGATGGGCTGGAAGTTGAACCTGGAGATCAAGGGCCATCGGGTCAGTGATTTCCCGCATGCGATCTATCGTGCCGGGGATTTGGGTCATTTCGAGGACTGCCCGAATGTGGGGTTGTGGATTCTGGAGATCCAGATTGCCCACCCTACCCGTCCATTCGGGGCGTTTTATGAGGATTTGTTGAGTTAA